A segment of the Pseudomonadota bacterium genome:
CTTTAGCCTTACCCTGTTTTATGGAATGAGTTTTGCCACAACTACGGCAATATCCTGAACTTGCTGATTCAATAGTCTTGGTAATCATGATTTCTTTCTAAACATAATACATGTAACTATATCAAAATACCGGAAATTACCAAAGGAAAAACTATATGAAGGAAATTGGCACGAAATTGGGGTGACCCCCTATTCCGATTTTATTCGTTCGCGTCAGTTGTAAACATCTTTGCGATGTCCAACTTTAACAATCCATACAGTAAGTTCGTCATCTTGGATAGAATAGATTATGCGGTACCGGCCATATCTCAAACGATATCTTTCTTGGCCGCTTAATTTTTTACATGTTGGTTGGCACGGGTTATCGCCAAGTGATTCAATACAGCTAAGTATCTTTGCTAAATCTTTATCCGGAATTGATTTAAAATCTTTCCAAACCGACTTTTTGAAAAATATTTTATATTCGGCCATCTTTTTTAAGCCTCTTGATCATTTGCTCATAGCTGATTAAAGGCTCATCAGCTCTTTGATCGAATGCAGCAATATCTTCAGCATCTTCAGCAAGAGCTTCTTTCAATGCCTCATTAATTATTTCTGACATTGAGCGCGATGTCTCAAGAGCTTTGAGCCTTAATGCCTGATGAAGATTCGGATCTAAATAGATAGTTGAGCGTTTTGATAATGTTGCCATAATTTCACCTCCAAATTTAAGATGGTGACATCATAACATC
Coding sequences within it:
- a CDS encoding type II toxin-antitoxin system RelE/ParE family toxin, producing MAEYKIFFKKSVWKDFKSIPDKDLAKILSCIESLGDNPCQPTCKKLSGQERYRLRYGRYRIIYSIQDDELTVWIVKVGHRKDVYN
- a CDS encoding ribbon-helix-helix protein, CopG family, yielding MATLSKRSTIYLDPNLHQALRLKALETSRSMSEIINEALKEALAEDAEDIAAFDQRADEPLISYEQMIKRLKKDGRI